From Toxorhynchites rutilus septentrionalis strain SRP chromosome 2, ASM2978413v1, whole genome shotgun sequence, a single genomic window includes:
- the LOC129768910 gene encoding uncharacterized protein LOC129768910: MGENNYLSAYKLINSQLVLSNQKLKEEIKEKIEMINEINEELFKYREENKTLRDMVQKLVEQFKTITTIMVSVRDQSESVLNVVFKQHSSRETEQQTRKPIAALIYQKHRAECPPYVDEAAIAEAEDEDHSMEDYRTALNVEDEDNDDDEFETDQVLSFNSLPKSPLIRRLGRKSRNRSFDESFETIDTNRVIKAARRSQEYLSGRESKDSKDSEDDTGGIENMDISQTVIETNHIAEAQPSIVSEEMEADNSLTLRNTRVEDYSSTMPSDRSALSERDTTSDHDAEPLAPKFEASSFSEHSSAPSDHSIQSELNPPTDQSLRPVLMKRMASDSMLSTIVDRETNKENTIINDTISNATCSTPLSKQRKGKLKNANQHLPPISPVPLVRLKPLTKENLSQHNISYESLFGKEDKSLKQEELDRSDQTSLESSDSKRPRRRAAPKTLKEPSLTRKLRRT, translated from the exons ATGGGAGAAAATAATTACCTCTCGGCGTACAAGCTGATAAACTCTCAACTGGTTTTGAGCAATCAGAAGTTGAAGGAAGAAATCAAAGAGAAGATTGAAATGATCAACGAAATTAATGAAGAACTGTTCAAATACAgagaagaaaacaaaacattgcGTGATATGGTACAAAAATTGGTGGAACAATTCAAAACTATCACCACAATAATGGTATCAGTACGAGATCAGAGTGAATCAGTTTTAAATGTAGTTTTCAAACAGCACTCCTCGCGGGAGACTGAACAGCAGACTCGCAAACCGATAGCGGCGTTAATATATCAGAAACATCGCGCCGAGTGTCCTCCGTACGTAGATGAGGCGGCAATCGCTGAAGCCGAGGATGAGGACCATTCAATGGAGGACTACCGAACTGCACTTAATGTGGAAGACGAGgataacgatgatgatgagTTCGAGACAGACCAAGTGCTCAGTTTTAATTCACTGCCAAAAAGTCCACTCATTAGGCGTTTGGGGCGGAAATCGCGTAACCGTAGCTTTGACGAGTCATTCGAGACGATTGATACGAACCGAGTGATTAAGGCTGCTCGCAGAAGTCAGGAGTATCTGTCAGGCAGAGAATCCAAGGATAGTAAGGACAGCGAGGATGATACCGGAGGTATAGAGAACATGGATATTAGTCAGACTGTTATAGAAACGAATCATATCGCGGAAGCGCAACCAAGTATTGTATCGGAAGAAATGGAAG CTGACAACAGTTTAACGCTTCGGAACACACGAGTAGAAGACTATTCATCCACAATGCCGAGCGATCGTAGCGCTTTAAGTGAACGAGACACGACTTCCGATCACGATGCTGAACCGTTAGCACCGAAATTTGAAGCAAGCAGTTTTTCCGAGCACTCTAGTGCTCCAAGTGACCATAGTATTCAGAGTGAGTTGAATCCCCCAACCGACCAAAGCCTTCGACCCGTACTGATGAAACGCATGGCCAGTGATTCGATGTTATCCACCATTGTCGATCGTGAAACGAACAAAGAGAATACCATCATAAACGATACAATTTCTAATGCGACCTGTTCGACTCCTCTGTCCAAACAGAGGAAGGGTAAACTTAAGAACGCCAACCAGCATCTTCCACCGATATCTCCTGTCCCATTGGTGCGTCTGAAACCACTGACCAAGGAGAACCTCAGTCAGCATAACATTTCCTACGAATCCCTATTTGGGAAAGAGGACAAAAGCCTCAAACAGGAGGAGTTGGATCGGAGTGATCAAACTAGTTTGGAATCTAGCGATTCAAAGAGGCCGCGACGGAGGGCTGCGCCCAAGACCTTGAAAGAACCAAGTTTAACGAGAAAGTTGAGACGGACCTAG